A stretch of DNA from Oryza brachyantha chromosome 9, ObraRS2, whole genome shotgun sequence:
AAACAGAGGATGAGGCGGTGATGATAAGTTGATGACTGCAAATATGAGGAAACGAATCAAAATCAGGACTTTTTCTCTACACATCTGTAATCTGGCTAGATATGCATCTATGCTTTGTGAGAAGTGATAAAAACTGATTCTTGCAACTTTTAGCTGCAAGTGAAAAAATGGCTGGCTAACAAAGGCACAACCCAAGCACCACATGTTGGGGCTTCTGGGTGAAAGATTTGAGCCCAGTTTACAATTGGAAAAGAAATCTGTGTGATGGATACAAAAGGATAACCAGCCATAGAAAACTATTGGAGGTTTGCAACAATCTAACACAGAGGCAAGAACCATGTGAGCAGCCTCAAACATAACCACCTCAAGAGTCAAGAGCATGAGGATCTAAGTATTAGCAAGGGACAAATGGATTGAATATCAGAAGCAGCGATCAAGAGCAAGAACAGAAACATGGAACTGACCTGTTATGATATCATGCAAGAATCTGGCAGCACATCAACTTCTCCGGGATTAAAGAGGCTTCAGTTTGCAGCAAGAGATCTTTCAGAGACTAGCTGAGCTTTTCTACGATTGCTGTCAGGCAAGAACCACCAACCAGGACATGAACAAGAGATAGAACAGAGGCACCGGTGATTCTACGATACGGATGGATTCAGATAACAAGAACAGCGCGGCGAGTGAGATTGAGTTGAGAGCTCGAGATTGTATACAAGTCTACAAGAGTTTGTGcacaaagaaaagagagaaaccaAGAAGTGGCAGGAAGAACTAGCTACTCCATTTCtgcagaggaagaggagagagacagTAGTAAGAGAGATAGAAAAAAGATAGAGATGGGAGTTTGCTTGCTTGGTTTGGCTGCCGGTGATATACCCACGACGAACCGTGGTAACAATGTGCAGGAATGTACGGGCCTCTCAGGCACAGCAAGCACAGTGAAAGCGTctctgcttgcttgctttaTTTTAGGGGGAATCTGTTTCAGGTTTTTTACTGTTACAAccaggatgaaaaaaaaaactcatacaGCTCCAGTTGCCCtattaaactattaataatttactgCGATGTAAGAGTACAAAAATGTACAATGGCAAGTTCTAAAGATGGGGGCGAGATACAGACATAACATAATTATGAAATGCCCCCTGGGCTCAGTACATGTACACTGATACACTGCTGGTTTCTTGTTCCGTGAAAGGTGAGATCGATGAAACGGGGAGGAACAGTAAACACTGCCATCCCGGGTGGTACACGCCAGAGTTTCCGTTACCGTGGTTACGCGCCCTCTGCGGAGTCACGGCttcggtaagccgcggtaatcgagtttaaatttaagaagaatttaaaaaatttaagaaaatttaataaaaaaatatatgttgtatatgttgatatatagtatagttttgttaaagaaattcatgaaaaaaatatatttctggtgtaactaaaaatcataaacgagaatttcaagaaacaaaattaaaaaaaagactattgcaaataatatttcataggaagatggttaataagattttgttgttaagtcattattaatttacactagacactagggtacgtaatgttaaaatacaaatatacaatgatggatatatgaaaaatatgtatgaaaaaaaattatacgtgtACATTAGTAATAATTgatagtaggtatagttgtgacgcagcaattaaaataaagttgttgttacttgttattggtgtgaattatttgatgAAGGGTAATATGATGGGTGTAATATCAAGAATATAGAAAAggtcatgtgaaaattttcttgtttttcctaAACATGTTCTATTTTCATATGTCACAACacacaaatatagtcacagaatattttcctatttttcatgtatttttaaaagattttttaatgttttttttgcatttgacatcacacccgTGGTTTTCTTGCGGTAACCGTGGTTTCGGCTAAAAAACCGTGCGGGAAACTACGGTTTCCTCCGTTCTCATGCGCTATTTCAGCAAGTACTTATCGCGGTAACCGTGTTTACCACGtggttttgaatttaaattttttgttttcaaattcgtTGCGGTTTTTACGGTTAGGATCCGTTGGAGCGCGGTACCGTGTTTTTCGCGGGAAGAACAGGGAACCCTGTACACACCACCAAATGCATGTGCCGTAAGAACCCAGTTATCATCATCTGCTCAGAGGGTGGCGAGCCAGAACTCCAGAGTTGGTTTTGAGCAATACCGGGCGCTGCTACAAAACCGGGTTTATGCATACCACAGAGGGTGGGCCACCCTGTGCAGCCACACAAGAGACGGCAGTGTAATGATGTGTGTGTGCTCGTACAGATTCTGTGTTGTTAAGGGCTACACTTGTTTTGGCTACTTGTTggtgattgattttttttcctgtatgATATGCGCTGTAGAAATGTGCAGTGATATCGATCAATACATACACGGAAGATGCAGAAAAATCTCAACAAAACTTTAACCACTTCTCTCCAACAGCCGACCAAACGCGATTCTCTCCCGCATGCGAGTCGAGTCAAAAAAAACGTCCTCTTTTGGAATAGAAAAAGGGAGGGCGCGCGCGGTTGAGTGGAATGGAAGGCGCACCGCACCAACAACGCTTGCTGCATGATGCCcattctgctgctgctgctggtgggggtggtggtgcgAGACGGTCGCGTCCGGCGCAAGGAAAGACGCCGAGCCGCGGCGCGCGAGGCCGGTGGGCGGTGGCTTCCTCCTCACTCCCACGGCCGCTACTACTCTCCTCCTTGGCCCTTGCCTGCGCTGCCCATGCCCATGCCGTCCCATATATGCAGCCGAGCAAGCAGGATGCGCTCAATTAATTTGCGCCGCTGCCCCTGCCCCTGCCCCTGCTCCTGCTGCCGCCGTGACATGCCAAATGCAAGACGCTGTGGTGGCACAGTGCATGGCAGCTCGTGTGTGGCAGTAGTACGTACTGGCACTCTGGCAGGAAGTCAGGCAGGCATGCACGCCTAGCTGCGGCtgctggtgatggtggtggtggtggtggtgtccgactggccggccggcgagggagATATCGAGGAGTCGAAGGcacgggagcgggagcgggagcggcagcagcagcggtggTGGAGGGGGTGGTACGTACGGTGGTGCGTTGTCTGCCGCCGCTGGTGGTGGCGCATGCCGGCCGACAGCCTCGTGCCAACGCCTGGAGGCGCGCTCGTGTCGTGCGGTGCCGGTGCCAGCCAggcggcgggcgagcgagAGAAGGGGCTAGCCGCAATAATCGCAATAATCGCAGTTGGTTTGGTAAATACCGtgataattcattttttttttcaagaacgCCTTTCCTATTCCGCAGACTGAAAATTCCACGGCTCGTCAGTCGATAGTCCTAGCCGTCCGATCGACACAAGATTAGTACGTTGGAGAGAGAACGAGTCCGCAGTCCCCAGGCTTGATTCAGATCGTACGGTCACAAGGGAATCGACTGACAACctgattattttttcagttgaCTAACTGCTAGACGGACCCTTTAAAAAAGATTGAAAgcattctttaaaaaaaaagttatgatAATATATCGTGATAATGGTGATATATAGTACGGTTTTCACACAAAACTATTATCATCACTATCGTGAAAATCACCACAGTTATTGTTTCAAATATCACAGTTATCGTTTCCATGAAAACCACAATAATAATCACATCCATCGAAACCACAATAGTAATCACTCCCTACCAAACGTTTTGACCACAAAACCATGATATAATTATCGCTATTAATCATGGTTATATTTAGACTTATGATACCAGAAGTAAACCCTGCCAGCGGCAGGCCGCGCGGTCACCGAACGATCGATCGCTTTCGCCGGTTTCAAACCAAACCATCATAAGTAGCACTCCGTACTCCAactgggccggccggccggccgcctgGTGGGTGGCTACCCGGCTGCCGCTGCGGCAGCGCGTGGCCGCGCCCGTGTTCGAACAGTCGAGgagcgcggaggcggagggctCCAATGATCTGTCAGTTTGGTCGGCACGACGGTGGCCGGCAACGAgggggtaaaaaaaaaaaaaacaaacacggCAGAGCGCGCAGCTCTCTCGTTTGGTTTGGGTGGCAGACGTGGTCAGTCCCAGTGGGTGAAGTGAACGAAGGACAGGAGCCGTAGTTGCGATGAAGCCCATTGTAGAAGCTGGATCTTATTGGACTTTCAGGGGAGGCACCGTGCAAGGCCCATTGTCAAACTGCATCGATCAAGTTATGTAGGAAAAAGTCCAGAGATGCTGaaagagtttatttttcgtctTTTAACCAGAACAATAGAAACGTGTACCATAAACTCAGAATCCGTTTAAACAAGGCCCCTCGACAGTATTGACCTATTTTTGACCGGTTTTAATGACGTGGCGTCCAGTGGGTTCCACATGTcaggttattttttttctatctttctctaccttcctctcttctctcttttctttcgtctctcctctctcttttctttcgtCGCTCATAGCCTAAGGCCAGCACCCTTACCAAGCACCTATGCAACCTCACCAATGACAAGAGCTCGCCGGACTCCGAGGACTAGAGGGCAGCCACCTCGGCGCGCACGTAGGTGAGCACATCCGCCTCGACCGCCACCGCTGCTGCCAGCGGTCCGTGTCGGCGCCgcaagccaccgccgccgccctcccgcGCCGCCAGCCTGGTCGGCACCGCCTTCGCcctcccgcgccggccgctgcccACCATCGCCGCGTGACCGACGCTCGCACCAGTTGCCACCCTCTTGCGCCAGCTGCTGCCCTCCGTCACCGCCAGCCTGACCGCCATCGCCCCCACCGGCGCGCTCTAGAGGAGGAAGttaggaagaagagaggagaggaagggaaagaatataaaaaatcgGACATATGGGACCCACCAGACGACATGTCAGCAAAACCGGTCAAAAAATTGGTCAATACTGCCGAGGGACTTTTTTAAACAGGTTCTGGTACACACATTTTTAGTATTACGgttaaggataaaaaataaactcagctttaaatttagagatctCTAGTGGATTTTTTCCATTTGTGTAAGTCTCTGGATAATTTTAGGATAATACATTTACACTACATGTCTACATCAGcttttaaaatgttttggtATTACTCtgattaaggtggtgtttagattgagaaaatttttaggagaaatatcacatcaaatatttgaccggatattagaaggggttttcggatacaaatgaaaaaacgaatttcacggctagcctagaaatcgcgagacgaatcttttgagtctaattaatccgtcattagcacatgttggttactgtaacacttatggctaatcatggactaattaggctcaaaagattcgtctcaagttttctttcataactgtgcaattagtttttttggttcatctatgtttaatgctttatttagatgtctaaaaattcgatacgatacttttggaaaaaaattttgggaactaaacaagtcctAATTGGGCAAATTTGTGTGTTTCTGGAGCAAAcgtcaatttttaaataagcgCCATGTGATTGATGTAAAAGAACAGTTTTCTGACACGACATTTACACTATACTACTGATCTCtgcaatttaaaaaattgatgtgCTTTCCATACACAATCATGGATTCATGGCCAGTTGGCCACCAATATGCGAAAAGGCCAAAGTGCACATGTTCGCCGCTTGCGCACCGTGCAATCCAGTCAGCTTTTTCCTGGGCTCggtgatgtttatttttcttttatgaataCTTGTTTCCATAGTAAATGTTTACGTGTAGAAATCTAGATGGATTGAGTTCCACGGGCTTGtcccatctttttttaattcaaatgcttatatgtataaaagtttcaaCACAAATATTTCTATACATAAAGTTTTAACGcacaaaaaatgttatttatacttattttaactttaatgGAGTCCGATGCCTCCATAAAAACATGATGTATACGCTCATGGTCCGAAAGTGAATAACCGACAAATTCATGGGctttaaaaaaggaaaaagcaCATACGCAAAGGGGCCTCTCTTATCTATAGGCTGTGGCTAGGCCCAATCCCATGTTCCCAAACTGCCCAAGTGATAAAAACTGATAGGGCCTCCCCTGTTGGGCTTCCAGCCTAATCGATCGTTGCAAAAGTAGCAAGACcgtagaaaagaaataaaaacactTTTGATGTTCGACGAGTGATTTGATTCTTCATGACACTCTACAAATTAATGTTTAAAAGTTAaggtttaattattttactgATATACTGTCATTGACTCATATAGTCCCATATATCATACCTATAAGTGTCAACGTAAATAATTTAGCAACaaagaaaacatcaaatttatcGGTAACAGCAGCCATGGACAAATGGCGGCGACACTGTGAAGTTGTGAAGTGAGCTAAAATACTCTTAATTATCTCTAGAGGCCACCGTGGCAGGGAGGCAGAGGAGTGCCGCACAGGCACTTGTTGCGAGCGTAGCACTCCGCCCCGTGCGACGACATGGACCTCCCCGCCGGTATCTCGCCGCAGAGCTCGTTGTCGCTGACGTTGAAGTGCTCCAGCTTGATGTCCATGAGCGACTTTGCCACCCTCCCGGTGATCCGGTTGTGGCTGAGGTCCAGGAACCTGAGGTGGTGGGGGAACCTCACCCCGGTCATGTCGAACGCGAGCTCGTTCCACGACAGGTCGATCTTGGTGGCCGGCCGCGTGATCCCGAACAGGGACGACGACgggtcgccggtgagccggtTGTGGGAGAGGTCGACGGtgtgcgcgccgccggcgccgtagCAGCCCGGTATCTCGCCGGTGAGCTGGTTGTGGGACAGGATCAAGAACGTGTAGCTGCCGTGCAGCAGCCCCGGCGGGATGGCGCCGGTGAGCATGTTGCCGCTGAGGTCGACGTACCTGAGGTTGGGGAGGCCCGCGAGGGACGGGGGGATGGGCCCGGCGAGCTTGCTGTCCGCGATGACGAGCGTTCGGAGcttggtggcgccggcgaggtacGCCGCCGGCACCGGGCCGGAGATGGAGGTGCCGGTGATGTCGAGGTCCTCGAGGCGGGAGAGGTTGGCGAAGGAGGGGGGGATGGGGCCCGACATGCCGCGAACCGACTCGACCTGGAGGATCGCGAGCTCCGTCAGCTCGCCGAGCGCCGGCGGCACGGGGGCGGAGACGTCGTCGAGGGAGAAGAGCGCCAGCCCGGTGACGCGGCCGGACTCGGAGCAGAAGACGGCCGGCTCCCAGGCGCAGCAGTTGGCGGACGACGGCTGCCACGACGAGAGCCTGACGGGGTCGCCGAGCTGCGCCTTCACCCTGAGCAGAGCggcgcggtcgccgccgttgcACTCCATCGCCGAGCTCGAGCGGGCGAAGACGAGGCAGAGCAGAGGAATCCACGAcgaggctgctgctgcatcattGGACATTTTCTTGGCTTCTCCTGGGACGAACTGGCACTCTGGCAACAATGCAAGCTACTGTGATCTGCACTGAAACTCTACCAccttacatatttatagttcGATCTTGCCGTTGTGCAAAGTGGAGTGGCCATGAAGTTCGTGTGCTAGCTTCTGCATCAAAATCTCGTTTCTTCACTTCATTATAAGGTCTTGTTTGGTACAATCTGAatgcaagatttttttttaaaagatggaTCCAAGATTTATCAAGGCTAAATATTATTAGCTTCACAAATTCATGAATTTGGATTCGTGATTCCATTAGTAACATATGGATGAATCATTATGTGTTTTACAAGATAAATACCCGTCCTTTgctaaatatgaattatatgcaTCTTAGtattgtttggaaaaaaaatatttgtgaggATTTTAAGAACAATTCGACCTCATAGATGTGTAATGTTTTTGTGTAATAAACTTGTATCCCATGGATGAGATAAGATATAGCCAATACGCATGACTATTTTGTATTATCCGtgtcccaaaataaagttatttgtaTCATGTTCCATTTAATTTTTCCACTTATATTGTCTTCTCAACCAACCTCAATATTTGTCTAATCATTCGTATCTACTTTCTTAATCCTCGTGCTTAActctaaaaacaattatatttttgggcCACAAGGAGTAATCTTAAAGCATATGAAGAAGTAGTtggtaaaaataatatagcaGAGTTGATAGGTGGAAAACTACCTCCACCGTTGCATTCTTGAGAAGACcgtaaattttgatgaaatataaaattttaaagcacttaaaatttaactcaCATACTTTAAGTTGTGTAAAACATGACATAAAAAGATGCTACATGTTATGTTATGCTGCTTTCAATTCACCCTATCTTTCAATATGCATGCCATATGCACTAAAACCGCTCCAAGATTCCCCAAAACTGTCAGAAGTCCGAACACGTGCCTCAAGGTACAGAAACCTGAGATGTTAGTTAGTCAGTTAGTACCATCCAGGCATCAACTGGATTCAGATTCAGATAACAAGCAGTACAAACAAGAACAGGAAGAATCAGAGAAGAGGATTGATTAAAAAAGGGGAATTTTTCCGAACCCAACGCCTCAGATTCCTTTTCCGGGCCGACGCAGCCACGAGCCGGCCCACGACGAGGCCCATAAAAAGAGACCGGCTCAGCCAGCAGCGAGCCTACCTCCCTCCCTTCTCCGAAGGCTCGAGCCGACGCGGGAGCCGAGCTGGTCCGgctcgagccgagccgacCAGCGCGTGGCTAAACCTAAGTCGTCTTCTCCtccgctcctcctctcccccgaCCCCGAGCGATTCCCTTCGCCCGCCGAATCCCCACCCGATTCCAAGCCCTAAACCTCCCGAAATCGGTCGAGGCGGTGCTAGATCCGGCGGCTACATCTCCGGATTCGAGCGCGGCCGTGCTGCGGGTGCCCCGGATCCCGGACGAATCGCGGCGCGCCTGGGTTTTCTAGGGTTTCCCCCCCGTCCGCGCGTTCCCGGCGGGTCCATGAAGGCCATGGGGTACAATCCCTACGATACGAGTGGTGAGTTGCGGTGAATTAGACGGGTTTTGGGGCTGGTAGGGTTGGGCGGGCGGTTAAGCCCCGCCCCGCTCCAGGATTTGTAGTTTGTGTTGTTACTTTCCCCCCGTCAGATTGGTCGTGTTCTGCCCCGCTGCAACGCTTGGATAATATTTGTTCTCAAAATCATTGGTTCGATAATCGGTAATATTGGTTGATTAGGTGCGTAGGTATTGTCagggaaaaaatatgttttgtacGTTAATATGAATTTGTAATCGAGGTTGGTGATAGTTGCTACTAAGTCAGTAGGTCGAGCTGCTTGTTGTGTTCTAATAAAGATTGGCCGATttgtatcttttttatatattgtgtGCAATGTTAAGAAAACCACTTTTTTTCACATTCCTGACCAAATAAAGAAATATCCTGTTGCCAAGCGCTCTGTGCAGAGGCTTTTGGCTAATCTTGCCAAATTGCAAGTCCAAATTGTTGTGGGAAGTTATTGAATCATGTAGTCCACAAATTATTTACATCGTTGTTTTCTCATATGCCAGTGAATTTCATGGCATGGTGACTTGTTGTATGTTCAttctatcaaaatttatatggtGTTGATCTCCCACCTTTGTTGTCAGGGACTGATGATGATCTCCCTCCAACACAAAATAGAGGATTAAGAGGGCGATCTTTTAGTGCGAATGGCAGGTCATCTGTTATGCCGTTTTCTTACATCAGACCGCATAGTGATTTGGAGAGTGAAATACATCGGGTTGAACAGGATGCGTACACTGGTGTTCTGAGAGCGTTTAAAGTGCAATCTGATGCAATATCCTgggtatgtatatatgaaaaagaatCTCGTGATAACAGTTTCAGTAGCCATTCTGTGCCCATTTCCTTTTGCGctgagaataaaaataaatatcctTATGTGCAGGAAAAAGAAAGTTTGATCACCGAACTCAGGAAAGAATTGAGAGTCTCTGATGAGGAACACAGAGAGCTATTAAACAAGGTTAATGAAGACATGTCCATCCGTAGAATGAGGTCTTCACATACATCTTTAGTTTTTGTTCATGCACATGTTTAGCTAATCATCGTGTTTGTTGATAATCTTATATTCTTTGTAATATTTTGCAGAGAGTTGAGACAGGGAGGTGGATCCCTGAGTGCACAGCATCGTGGCAGCAGAGTTCTTCATGATACAGAACCTGGGCCAGCTGCAAAGAGGCAAAGGACACCCCTTTCAATTCCTTCACATTCTGCAGGCCTCCAGACCCCTGCGATGCCTTCTCCCTCAGTTCCTTCATCTGTAAAGTGGGGACCATTGTCAGGAACAAAGGGCAAGAAGACTAGGACGGTGTGTTTTGGATACCATAAGTCATGTTTGTTTCATTCCATAGTAGTTATATCATGAGTTTCTTTGTTGTGCATTACAGACTACACCACTCGCACTGCCATCTGCTGATCCAACTTCACTGATCAACcgaaaaatttatacaagaTGGCCAGATGACAACAACTTCTATGAGGCTACTATAACCGATTATAATCCTGTTACGGTTAGTTGTTTAATTTCGGTATCATTTGCTACTTGCTGTGGATTTGCACTTCTATCAAGTAAACTTACAGACACTCCTTGTACTTTTCAGGGTAAACATGCTCTCGTCTATGACATGGGCACAGTAGCCCAGACTTGGGAGTCAATCAGACTTAGTGATGTAAGCAGTATTTTCTACCTTTGTGTTTGTTCTATCTGTAAATGgattttttactttaatatAGTTAAGCTCTTATTTCTTGATTTATGGCTATGGAATATTCCTATTTTGTGGTACATTTGATTTTTGCAATGACAATCTAGTGAGTCTGCTCGCATGCCCAATAACATAATAACATCGAAATTAAACAGGAAATGATTTTCTGCTGCTGCagattttttgttgcaaatatgttgataGTAGTTATGTATTCTCTATTGGGGCATAACCATTTAGATGGCCTTCCAAAAATACTGAAACCATCTAAGTAACTCCCCTGAAGCAATTTGGAATATGATCCTACCGTTGTGGCTGATGCTGTGGCAATTATTTGACAAATGATCTAGAAATTACATCAGATAAACTTCCTTTGTATCTCTATTGATGGTCATGGAAGTTGACCAGAAGCTACtacttccgtttcataatgtaagatgtttaacttttttggttgtaacatttgaccattcgttttattcaaaagtttagtacaaatataaaaaataacaagtcgtgcttaaagttcttttgataataaagtaagtcacaagcaaaataaatgatattttcataattttttaaataagacaaatgatcaaacattgcaaaaaaagttaaacatcttacattatgaaatggagggagtatataagaTTTGGGAGAGTTAAAGCCAAAAGTGACTTTGGACTTGAGCAGCATAGCTAGTGGCTGGGTAGCCATGGTTGTAACTGGAtgtaaaagattttttttctagcaaCTGGCACCCATTTTGTAAGTAGTTTGTATATGTTTCATTCACGGAGTCATTTCCATGTGATAAGCCACATTATTCGCCTTGGTGACAAAGCCACCATTAGAACCACCCTGAGGAGATTGTTAGATGGTTTGTTTTAAGGCTGCGTCTGATTCAGTTATTGGCTGAAGCTTTTCTTTGGCACGCAAAAGAAGAAATGTCAGTAGCGCATATTCAattaagtactccctccgtattttaatagatgccgctgttgattttttgttacatgtttgactgttcgtcttattaaaaaaatatataattatgatttattttgttgtaactggatttataactaaaatattttaagtataacttacatttttgcatatttgcataatttttttgaataagacgaacgatcAATGCgtaataaaaagtcaacagcgtcctctattaaaatacaaagggattttaaattattaaaaacttgaaaatggatttattgattttttttagagcaacttctatatagaaagttTTCGTATAAAACACACTGTTTTGCAATTTGAAATGTGTTCTAACGAAAAACAAGGTATTTTAATGGTTTTGTGGGGGTGGGGCAGTTTTAGAAGTCaaacaaacttttttttctgaaattgaACTGTAGTATTATCCATATAGTATGGAAATAATTGAATAGCATGTCTTAACTGTTAGAGAATTTGTTGAATAGCATGCCTTATCTTTTAGAGAATTTGTTGAATAGCATGTCTTATCTGTTagaaaattaagttttacATGCTTTTAGCTAGAACATGGAAAATGTTGAATTATCCTGGCTAATTGCCACTGTTTAACATTTAATCAAAAGAAGATGATAAATCATTTCTCAGTTGCCACCTGAAGATATAATATGGGACCTTGATGATCAAGGCATCTCAAATCGAGATGGTTGGGGTCCTCATCCTGGGATGAGGAGGCACCCAGGCAATGGTACAGTGCCAATGGTGGGTAGGGGAGGAAGGTTTTCTCGAAATGAGCCTACGAAGGATTACGCTCCTCCCCAAAATGGCATTAACAGGAATATTGGTCACCTTGATGTCCCTAACACTGCAAGTGTTGTCCTAGAGGTATTTTAACTCAAGATATCAGATATCACACTTGGATAGTATTCTTTTATAGCTCACAATTGTATGTCCCCAACACAGGTAGAGAGGGTATTGTCCAACCCGAATATGGGTGAGATTGAAAAGGCCAGGAAACTTTTGCAAGTAAGTTGGCTTGTCTGTTGTTAtgcaattttctatagaaaattatgTATGATGGAGAAAAGCTCCTTATATCCTTCGCTCGAGAGTTGTGAGGTCAAATGGTTTGCCCTTGTAGGACCAGGAGCAGTCATTACTCGATGCTATAGCGAGACTTGATGACGATGCATCAGATAGTGATAATGGTAAGTTACTGGCCAATTCAACTGCTTTATTGCACTGTTAAATTTCTTTGAAGGGTGGTGAATATTATCTAAATGAGTGTATTTGGTTTTTTGATACACTACCCAATCATCAGAAAGCGGGCAACTTAAAACTTGGAATTCTGCCCTTACTTTGTGAAACTTTGGGTGTGACCTGGTATGTTTTGGTTGAAAAAATTGCCAGTCTGTAGTATTGGCCACCCAATCATGTAATCCTTGTCAGATACTTAATGTGTTACAGTCACATATTTACATTAGTTCATCTTTTATTCTAATGAGCCCTTGTATATAACAGAAGACATGCCCATCGGGGCCCAAATGGTTTCTGCGGGTGATCACATGGTTAGGAACGGCGTTGCTTCTTAGTTGTTACTGTCAAGGTGTGCTGGATTTTGAAGATTGTGTTTGGGAAGCGCCTGTGTTGATCACCGGTCAAAAGAAACCATGCATGGGACACTGGCATGCCAAAAGTCGCTGTACTGAACATG
This window harbors:
- the LOC102712567 gene encoding protein EMSY-LIKE 3-like isoform X1 yields the protein MKAMGYNPYDTSGTDDDLPPTQNRGLRGRSFSANGRSSVMPFSYIRPHSDLESEIHRVEQDAYTGVLRAFKVQSDAISWEKESLITELRKELRVSDEEHRELLNKVNEDMSIRRMRELRQGGGSLSAQHRGSRVLHDTEPGPAAKRQRTPLSIPSHSAGLQTPAMPSPSVPSSVKWGPLSGTKGKKTRTTTPLALPSADPTSLINRKIYTRWPDDNNFYEATITDYNPVTGKHALVYDMGTVAQTWESIRLSDLPPEDIIWDLDDQGISNRDGWGPHPGMRRHPGNGTVPMVGRGGRFSRNEPTKDYAPPQNGINRNIGHLDVPNTASVVLEVERVLSNPNMGEIEKARKLLQDQEQSLLDAIARLDDDASDSDNEDMPIGAQMVSAGDHMVRNGVAS
- the LOC102712567 gene encoding protein EMSY-LIKE 3-like isoform X2; the protein is MKAMGYNPYDTSGTDDDLPPTQNRGLRGRSFSANGRSSVMPFSYIRPHSDLESEIHRVEQDAYTGVLRAFKVQSDAISWEKESLITELRKELRVSDEEHRELLNKVNEDMSIRRMRELRQGGGSLSAQHRGSRVLHDTEPGPAAKRQRTPLSIPSHSAGLQTPAMPSPSVPSSVKWGPLSGTKGKKTRTTTPLALPSADPTSLINRKIYTRWPDDNNFYEATITDYNPVTGKHALVYDMGTVAQTWESIRLSDLPPEDIIWDLDDQGISNRDGWGPHPGMRRHPGNGTVPMVGRGGRFSRNEPTKDYAPPQNGINRNIGHLDVPNTASVVLEVERVLSNPNMGEIEKARKLLQDQEQSLLDAIARLDDDASDSDNESGQLKTWNSALTL
- the LOC102706503 gene encoding polygalacturonase inhibitor 1-like, producing the protein MSNDAAAASSWIPLLCLVFARSSSAMECNGGDRAALLRVKAQLGDPVRLSSWQPSSANCCAWEPAVFCSESGRVTGLALFSLDDVSAPVPPALGELTELAILQVESVRGMSGPIPPSFANLSRLEDLDITGTSISGPVPAAYLAGATKLRTLVIADSKLAGPIPPSLAGLPNLRYVDLSGNMLTGAIPPGLLHGSYTFLILSHNQLTGEIPGCYGAGGAHTVDLSHNRLTGDPSSSLFGITRPATKIDLSWNELAFDMTGVRFPHHLRFLDLSHNRITGRVAKSLMDIKLEHFNVSDNELCGEIPAGRSMSSHGAECYARNKCLCGTPLPPCHGGL